The following proteins come from a genomic window of Companilactobacillus pabuli:
- a CDS encoding MucBP domain-containing protein — MENDVLSPKVKKLTRDDVEIKVHYVNSLGKDIAKTVTIKGHYLDKLDIPWQEIPGYVLSSVTNFQQTFIPNSDGIYLVYANQLSAPVIVYHRNTEGKLIADPQYLVGDLNREFDTEPLEEANHFLVHSPKKANGQFTSKVQEQEYIYNVLPIKEYRTNKDLFVETSDNVKVFNQPLNKVPLEKTLPYGTSWKVYRAVQETYNGTIWYNLGGNTWVPSTESIATKIIKQTSPRQEMLNSPLAQSAENISYTYSVIDSMPINKSVKVMYYRDQYITAWKTPYGDMDNQRYQGGQNVFVKQLVQLDNYSVWAELKDGYYVESKYLNI; from the coding sequence ATGGAAAATGATGTATTATCACCAAAAGTAAAAAAATTAACCCGCGATGATGTTGAGATCAAGGTCCACTATGTCAATTCTTTAGGTAAAGACATTGCCAAAACGGTCACAATCAAAGGTCACTATTTAGATAAATTAGACATTCCTTGGCAAGAAATACCTGGATATGTTTTGTCTTCAGTAACTAACTTCCAACAAACCTTCATCCCCAACTCTGACGGAATCTATCTAGTTTACGCCAACCAACTTTCCGCACCAGTCATTGTTTATCATCGTAATACTGAAGGTAAACTGATTGCCGACCCACAGTATTTAGTTGGTGATCTTAATCGAGAATTCGACACGGAACCTTTGGAAGAAGCCAATCATTTCTTGGTTCACTCGCCGAAAAAAGCTAATGGTCAATTCACATCTAAGGTTCAAGAACAAGAATACATTTACAACGTTCTTCCTATTAAAGAGTATCGAACTAACAAAGACTTATTTGTGGAAACTTCTGATAATGTCAAGGTCTTCAATCAACCGCTCAATAAAGTGCCTTTAGAAAAGACTTTGCCTTATGGAACATCCTGGAAAGTCTACCGTGCTGTTCAAGAAACTTATAATGGAACGATCTGGTACAACTTAGGTGGTAATACTTGGGTACCTAGTACTGAAAGTATTGCAACTAAAATCATCAAGCAAACATCTCCTCGTCAAGAAATGTTAAATAGTCCGCTTGCTCAATCTGCCGAAAACATTAGTTACACTTATTCAGTAATCGACAGTATGCCAATCAACAAATCCGTTAAAGTAATGTATTATCGTGACCAATACATCACAGCTTGGAAAACTCCTTATGGTGACATGGATAATCAACGTTATCAAGGTGGTCAAAACGTTTTTGTTAAACAATTAGTTCAACTTGATAATTACAGTGTTTGGGCCGAGTTAAAAGACGGTTACTATGTTGAAAGTAAATATTTAAATATTTAA
- a CDS encoding DUF47 domain-containing protein, translating into MVFKKKKFDFFVAMEHMSSDALKSSELLNEIINDFDSEKLVKQSQKIHEIETDGDADVKEIMQELYVAFITPIDREDIVQLVDKLDNIIDGINGLTYEFHYLNVQELRPHTEEFMDLICQAVKAVQQSVKEFSHYKNSKTLQKNVDQANHIESLGDNLYTKELSSLFREENIDPIDIIRWQKVYAGFEKVLDACEDCADVITGLVIKNS; encoded by the coding sequence ATGGTTTTTAAAAAGAAGAAGTTTGATTTTTTTGTTGCGATGGAGCACATGTCTAGTGATGCATTAAAATCCAGTGAATTGCTCAATGAAATCATAAATGATTTTGATTCAGAGAAATTAGTGAAGCAGAGTCAAAAAATTCATGAAATTGAAACTGATGGCGATGCTGATGTTAAGGAGATTATGCAAGAACTCTATGTAGCATTCATCACACCAATAGATCGTGAGGATATCGTTCAATTAGTAGATAAATTAGATAACATCATTGATGGTATTAATGGATTGACGTATGAATTTCACTATCTCAATGTTCAAGAATTACGTCCACATACTGAAGAATTTATGGATTTAATTTGTCAGGCAGTTAAAGCTGTTCAACAATCAGTTAAGGAATTTTCTCATTATAAGAATTCTAAGACCTTGCAAAAAAATGTTGATCAAGCCAATCATATTGAATCATTAGGCGATAATCTTTATACGAAAGAATTAAGTAGTTTGTTTAGGGAAGAAAATATTGATCCTATTGATATAATTCGTTGGCAAAAAGTCTATGCTGGTTTCGAAAAAGTTTTAGATGCTTGTGAAGATTGTGCTGATGTTATTACGGGATTGGTTATTAAAAATAGTTAA